Proteins co-encoded in one Prescottella sp. R16 genomic window:
- a CDS encoding TetR/AcrR family transcriptional regulator — translation MAQRTRRDRSLTDSLVFQAVRSLLVRDGVLAGFTFQAIADEAGVNRVQLYQKFGTRRGLLRAAIQDLMNETKADRSRYRNLPFVKRRRAIFEQALANPDVTRLEALLAQDGDDAYQIFPEIDLSRANLLRDYEEGALPEDADGVALHVLTAAAYMGYCVFRDGYARDVEIDAEELDGRVLEAFEYLLDRALTKPSR, via the coding sequence ATGGCGCAGCGCACTCGACGCGACCGATCTCTCACAGACTCGCTGGTATTCCAAGCCGTACGCTCGCTCCTCGTACGCGATGGCGTGCTCGCCGGGTTCACCTTCCAGGCCATTGCCGACGAGGCGGGCGTCAACCGAGTGCAGCTGTACCAGAAGTTCGGCACGAGGCGCGGACTGCTTCGGGCGGCGATCCAGGATCTGATGAACGAGACCAAAGCCGACCGGTCTCGGTATCGAAACCTGCCGTTCGTGAAGCGGCGCCGGGCAATCTTCGAGCAGGCATTGGCGAATCCGGACGTCACCCGGCTCGAGGCCCTCTTGGCTCAGGATGGGGACGACGCGTACCAGATCTTCCCCGAGATCGATCTTTCTCGAGCGAACCTGCTCCGTGACTACGAGGAAGGCGCCCTGCCGGAGGACGCCGACGGAGTCGCCTTGCACGTACTCACCGCGGCGGCCTACATGGGCTACTGCGTTTTCAGAGACGGATATGCCCGGGATGTCGAGATCGATGCTGAAGAGCTGGATGGTCGCGTGCTGGAGGCTTTCGAGTACTTGCTCGACCGCGCGTTGACCAAACCCTCACGCTAG
- a CDS encoding PLP-dependent aminotransferase family protein has product MSNDNRASEIADRLRERIVTMRAGEKLPGVRNLSAEFQASAATVSAALSELSAFGLVRAEPGRGTFVSGRERLPEPDFSWQSQALAGARVDADRAARLGGYGTAEHIPLSWGYLAPELLPNEELHRIGSRAAKSGRSWMMTPHAGSPELRRILASEYRADPNDVLVVSGGQQGLVFTMRTLAEPGSTVITESPSYPGAILAAQSAGLTLASVPADADGIRVDRLADELERTRARVIYLQPSYANPTGAVLSTERRKQVLELAARHGVFVIEDDWARHLDIDGRPPAALFDDDPDGHVVSIFTLSKPASPGLRLGAIVARGPAGERLRASRTADDLCVAPLMQEIACGLLTSSAWPRHLKRLRTELATRRDTLVSAIRAIAPEIRIPSVPRGGLHLWARLPQGSDTREICAAAYTAGVLVGDGRHFFTDEPPAPFLRFSYGAATEAQIIEGVRRLDDILEQ; this is encoded by the coding sequence ATGTCCAACGATAACAGAGCGTCGGAGATCGCGGACCGCCTCCGCGAGCGCATCGTCACGATGCGGGCCGGGGAGAAGCTGCCGGGGGTCCGGAACCTCTCCGCCGAGTTCCAGGCGAGTGCAGCCACCGTTTCGGCGGCCCTCTCGGAATTGAGTGCGTTCGGACTGGTGCGTGCCGAGCCCGGCCGGGGGACGTTCGTGTCGGGCCGCGAACGACTACCCGAGCCCGATTTCTCGTGGCAGTCCCAGGCGCTCGCCGGGGCCCGGGTGGATGCCGACCGGGCCGCTCGCCTGGGCGGTTACGGCACCGCCGAACACATTCCGCTGTCGTGGGGGTACCTGGCACCGGAGCTGCTGCCGAACGAGGAGCTGCACCGCATCGGCTCGCGGGCGGCGAAGAGCGGTCGGTCCTGGATGATGACGCCGCACGCGGGATCGCCGGAACTGCGGCGCATCCTCGCGTCCGAGTATCGGGCGGACCCCAACGACGTGCTCGTGGTCTCCGGCGGGCAGCAGGGGCTCGTGTTCACGATGCGCACCCTCGCCGAACCCGGCTCGACGGTCATCACCGAAAGTCCGAGTTACCCGGGCGCCATCCTCGCGGCACAGAGCGCGGGCCTGACCCTCGCGTCGGTGCCCGCCGACGCCGACGGAATCCGGGTCGACCGGCTCGCCGACGAACTCGAACGCACGCGAGCACGTGTGATCTACCTGCAGCCGAGCTATGCGAATCCCACCGGCGCGGTATTGAGCACCGAACGCCGGAAGCAGGTACTCGAACTCGCCGCCCGGCACGGCGTGTTCGTCATCGAGGACGACTGGGCCAGACACCTCGACATCGACGGCCGCCCCCCGGCCGCACTCTTCGACGACGACCCCGACGGGCACGTCGTGTCGATCTTCACCCTGTCGAAGCCGGCCTCGCCGGGTCTCCGACTCGGCGCGATCGTCGCTCGCGGCCCGGCCGGTGAACGGCTCCGCGCCTCCCGCACCGCGGACGACCTCTGCGTCGCGCCACTGATGCAGGAAATCGCCTGCGGCCTCCTGACGTCGAGTGCGTGGCCCCGGCATCTCAAACGTCTGCGCACCGAACTCGCCACGCGGCGTGACACACTCGTCTCCGCGATCCGCGCCATCGCACCCGAGATCCGTATCCCCTCCGTCCCACGCGGGGGCCTGCACCTCTGGGCCCGACTGCCGCAGGGCAGCGACACCCGAGAAATCTGTGCCGCCGCCTACACAGCCGGGGTGCTCGTCGGCGACGGACGCCACTTCTTCACGGACGAACCCCCCGCCCCGTTCCTGCGTTTCTCCTACGGGGCCGCGACCGAGGCCCAGATAATCGAAGGAGTACGACGACTCGACGACATCCTCGAACAGTGA